Part of the Lepidochelys kempii isolate rLepKem1 chromosome 8, rLepKem1.hap2, whole genome shotgun sequence genome is shown below.
ATAACTTAACAGACAAGTGTAACTTTTTTCTTGCAGTGATCTCATTACACTGAAGATGGCAACCCTTATATTCATAGACAAAGAGAATGAAGGAGATGTTGGTGCTGCTCCTAAGGATCGGCTAAGGTTGTCCTCAGTATCTTGTGAGTATATGTTGCTATAGAAATTAAATTTTGAATCTGTGAACCAAAACAAGATGTCTAGTGACATAAACCAGGAACATGCCTGGTTCATTGCTTCTTCAGATCTGAAGAATAGCATAAAAGTTGTGGCAAAGATTCAGTGTGGTAAACTATTCTCAGAACACCATTTAAGCTACTTTTACCTGTCCTATTCTCCCTTTTAAGGGATATATTGAGAACCTGTAACTGAGTTCAGAGACCACTTCCTCTGTGCTCCACTGGAGTGAGTGTGACTATAGAGAGGCATTTAAGACTATGGCTATATTGGCATGGCCCTAGTGCAGACACAGGTTACACTAACAGAAGGAGCCTTTCTGGTGGTATAGGAACAGTACCTTCCCAAACAAAGTTAGCTATATGAACAGAAGTTCTCTTGTCTGTGTAGCTGTATAAACACTGGGGTTGTTTTGTTAGCATTGTTGTCAGTCTGGATATGGGGTTTTTCACACAGCTATGCCAATATCTGGTCTAAATGTAGACCACACCTTTGATTCTTAACTCTGTCTGGAAGCATTTGACTGCACCTAGGTCATGAAGTCCTCTTACTAGGCAGAAAACTTGAAATAGCTAAAAGTAGCCTGTCTCAAGCACTTGCAGAGCTATGTACTGACTTTTTCTAAgtaaaactcaaaaaaaaaaaaaatttctccctGCAGCAAAAGTCTTATTTGAAAGATCACAGACCCAGACTCCACTTGTTGGAAGAACAGCTAATGCAACTCCAGCCCGGTCTCAGTCTGTCAGAAAGGCTCTGGGAAATGTAAACAGGACTTTGGGAACCACAAACAAGAAGGAAATTTGGAAACAGAAAAAACGGGTTTTGCCTGCCAAGAAAGTACGTACCTAAAGGTTTCAGCAGGAACTGAACATGCACTATAGCTCTCTACCCAGTTAGTTCCTGGAAACAAGAGCAGAGGCTGGATACTGGTATTTCTGTACAGGGAAATGGTGTCTGAGTGCAGGAAGACTCAAGGTTTATGGAAACCAAATACTATTACTAATAATAAAATCTTCCCCAGATGTTGCCTTCTATGTGGAATGTTAGCTTTTCTGGTAGAAAAGCAGTTAGGCAGGGAGTGACCTAACCCAAATCCCAAGTAATGGGATACAGCGTACTGCTTATGTTGAGGTCTACCTGATCAGATAGACCCTGCCCAGCAACCCTCCAAATTTGTCTGCCCTGTGTAAAATGAGCTGGTCTGTCTTAATATCTAGTGAACTACATGTTGTCTGACAGATATGGAGTCCTTTGCATCAAGTATGGTCTTGTAGGAATTCCCAACAATTGAACTGgaacattaatattttattaaaagcaaaactAGCTTAAGGAGTCTTGCTTATGTGCACAAATTCTGGGACTCAAGTCTTTTCCAGAAACTGCTTTTGATCTTGCTAGCAAATGACTCTGCAGTATAGAGGATGAACACTTTGTTAGACTACTGGAGGATGCCTAATCATGTACTCTTTCTTAGACTACTGGAAAGTCCACTCAAGTGGAAAGTTGCAATGTGGCCACTGAAGAAGCCTATCCAGAAATTGAAAACTTCTTTCCCTTCAATCCTCTCGGTGAGAACTAACTGATGTAAATATAAGACCTATTTGTCTTTGAACTTGTCTTAGCCTCTTAAGTAGACCTAAAGAGAGCCTGAAAGTCAAGGCCCCACCTTGCTTTCCATAGGTGGGTTTTAGCTAGGATGTTGTAGAGCTAGCTTTGGATGTAACTCTTGAAATCCCTTGGCTATTATCTTAGACCTTGGTCCATCTCATGCTTTGCTGCACAGTGCACTTAccatccttgcctgtcaactgcccttctctcccGATCTTCCCATCTCATGTTGAGGTGCTTGATGTCATTCTGAACTGTTAATTTCCATGTTGTTCAGTCTTCCTCTTCTTGCATTTTCTGGCTTCTGTTCAAGGGCAGTATTTGGTAAGCGTTTTTTTTCCATTCTCTGCACATGTCCCAGCCAATGATGTTGTCTTTTGTAGATTATTTGTGAGAGGGTGTCTTGTCCAGTAATTTTTGTGACTACTTCATTAGTCTTCCTATCTGTTATTCCCAATATTCTTCTCAGATGTTTGTGATAGAATGCATCCAGCTTTTGCATATCTTTCTTGGTAAGTTGCCATGTCTCACTGTTATATGTTGTGATGGTGATAATTGCTTTGTAGACATTTAGTTTCATCTTGAGGGAGATGCTGCATTTGCCTTCCAGAGTCTGTCTTCCTCCTTTCCTCAGAACTAgtaccatcttggctaatggtACTTCTATTAAGGCTTACTAAAACAAATATAAGGGAACCTTGGTAGATATTGGTACTACTTCTGAAGTACTTTGAAGGGTATCACAAGAGAGAATGAGATCATGTTAAAAAAACTTGAAGTGGTTCATGTCTTGATGGTAGGTATTCTTGAGCTTTCATGCCAGCTCTGAATAAATGCTTAACTTATTCACTGTGGGGTGAGCATTTGTAGCAAGCACTAAAATCTCTAGCAGGCTGGGCACTGAGTGGTGGCTCATGCCTTATGCTAAATTGCATTTAAATAATGAGATCCTACCAGGATGTTGTGTAAACACTAATGAAGTTGCAGGCCTTCAGTGGGAAGGTGGTCCTGACATTCTTGTGTACTATACTTTAGTTATGAACATAACACCTCCCCTTAATCTAAAATAACAAATTGTTTGTGTTTAAATTGTCATTGTAGGTGCTTGATTACTAAAAGCTGTCTTTtcagtatatttgaaaagaaactaaatcatttttgaaaaactCAGTGCCCCCTTAAGGTAAACCTTCAAGGTAACATGCCCTTTCTTGGAAGCATATAGTCTAGTAATTATGACACTTACCACAGGGGCTATTTGCAACAAGTAACTATCTCTTAAACACACACGCCTCAACACACACGCGTCCATCAAATGCCAGGCAGCCTAATAGGAGGGGGATCCCTTACTGCCTCTGTCAGTTTCTACACTACCTGATCTAGCAGATTTAATGTTCTAGTTCCTAGTAGAACTTCACTTCTAACAGTTCTGTATTCTCTAATCAAGAGGCAAATGGATTGTACAGCCTTTGCCTACATGATTCCATATGCTGGCAAGTTCTTAGTACCTGCTATCTTGAATTTATTGAGTAAACATACTTGTAGCATTTAGCTGCCTGTGAACTGTCAGCCTTTCAACACGTTCAGGTCTAAGGGGACAGCCTTCACACAAACAGCAGTCTGGTGGAAAGTCATTTAGCTCTCTCAAACCTGAAATAAACTAATTTCTCTGAACAGACTTTGAGAGTTTGGAAGTTCCTGAAGAACACAGACTAAGCCACATGTCCCTGACTGGGGTTCCTCTATTGATATTTGACAAAAATATACCTGACAGATGTATAAACATGGTCCCATCACCTGTGAAGCTGTCCCAGATTTCATGGGAATGTGGTAAGGCCTGGGCTGGATTTCAGTGTGACTTGTTTTGTTGGGTGGTGGTGGGTGGATAAGAGGACAGGGAACTTATGGGTAacaaccactgttccctctaagctatgcgtgtgcacacagatcctaaaccccatgcaTGTGGCAAAACACCACgtgcacaacaatttgcacagaaatttttttgcacacacagcctgtcaaaaattagagggaacattggtaaCAACCCTTAACAGTTATTGGGAGTCTAACCTACTGAAATATTACTTTAGCACTGATAAAACTAGTTCTGGGATACATGACCAAGCCTACTCTTCATTCAAATGAATGCATAATGTGGCCCTTAAAAACCAACATAATTACAAAGGCCTAGCCTAGACTTAAATCTATGCCCCTGGGTGctatagctatgccaacctaatctACTGTGTAGACACAGATAAGTTAAGAATCCTACATtcattcaaggagctgactgcgTGGATGGGGAACAACCATTTCTCTTGCTGTCAGCTGCATCTACCTACTGTGTTTTGCAACCATACCAGTGTCTTGTGTATGCCACTAGAGTCCTTGTCGTATATACATGAGATTATTGTAACAACAACTCACAATAACTGAGCAATCTAACTTCCTCAACACGAGGCATCCAGCAACAGGGTTTGTCACTATAGTCTACGCAGACTAAACTGGTCTGTAAGTGGTCTTGTGCATAATTCTATTGCTAATTCAAGAGCACTAAACCACCAGCTAAAGGATTTAGATCTTTGAAACCTCTAATTGCCAACTCTTAAATCATTAAACTCTGAAATATAAGACATAATAGAATGTGGGGTTTCATGAGAAATTGACTTACTCCCTTTTTTAACTCTTTCAGAATTGCTACAATCAACTGCCAACTTTCTCTCTACCTTGGATGAAATCATTGACTTGCCACCTTTTGAGTGACTTTTAAAGTGAATTTGGAAGCTTTTTTTAATTGAGCACTGAATAGCTTTGAATCTTTTTTGTATCTTCTAATAATAAAGAACTAGGCTATCTTGCATAACCAAAGACTTGGGTCTGATCTATGTAGAAACGATCTTGCCTATAGCAGATGGTTGGTTACCAGAAACTAGACAGTGACAGAATGTTAGTTTGATGACAAAGGATTGCAGCAAAACTAGAGTCCTGCTCTTCAATTGAGCAATACCTGAAATCTAACCAAAACTAGGCTTCTGTCTTAGCAAAGGAAAATTTTTTAGCCAAAATCTCTACTTGAGTGCCTAACTGAAGTGGCTTTATTCTGGGTTGTGGTGGAGACCTCCTACTGCCTTCATTGTAACCTTCAGGTCTGTAGCACAGGTGACCTTTTTTTGGGGTAGGCAGTTTGATACCTGACAAGATTAGAAACTGTCCTTGGTAATTGCTGCATTAGATGCTACTTCATGCATTAAGCATCCAGTTTCTAGTTTTCTGTAGAAATACTAGCCAAAAACAATTGGATGAGCTGAGTAGAGATGAGTGcatagatctttttttttttttgcccttttttctCTGTCCTTCACTTAAATTGAACACCACTCTCCTCCCTGCAGTGAATATCCAGCCTAGTGGATTGGgaatcaggaaacctgggttctactcctggctctctGCCATGGGCCTCCTGGGTAACCTTGATGTCTTTTCACTTCTGTTCTTCAGTTTACTCACCTGTAGTGGTGGTCTTGAGCTTCATAATTGGCTAAATGAGCACTAGGTATTAGAGCAACTGCATTCGAGCTCCAATACTGGCCAtgatccatctagttcagtagCCTGCCTGAatagtggccagcaccagaccaggtacaagaaaccctgcagttaACAGATGCTGGACAGCTTGTTCCAGCCCTGGTGTCCACCTCCAGGGTGGTGACCAGCTAAAGGTAGTAAGCAATTCTCACATTGCTTCCAAAAGGCTTAACTTCTGAAGGATAAAAACATGAGCTGTAAATGTCCAGTCACTTACCAAGTCCAGATGAGTTCTTGGCCTCTACATTCTGAATTACATAAACCATTTCCTACTGTCTATTCTGAATTTGTCACctaattcaattttttttcccccttgctgttGCTTTAAGGAGTGTCTTGCCTCCGGTCTCTCATCTACCTTTTAATATACATTTTCCTTAGCCacttttcaatcttctctcatttGTGCCCCATCATTCTTATTACCCTTTGAGCCTCCTGATTGTGCGGTCTCTTTTTGTGAGATGCAGTAATCATACTATTCCAGCTGAGAGCATAACCTTGTTTTGCAGAAAATATTTATTAAGTAATTACTACTCCCCTTTTcaaaaaatcctgagatttttaAACCAATAACATAAAATCAAATGATGGTGAAGGATGGACTCTGCTTAGCTGAACTTCAGGCAAAGTCTGTAAGTGACAGCAATACGTACAGGCTACATTAGCCAGTGAAAACAATGAGGTGATTCACAACATGGTTATTTCTTCAATAACCATTTAAGTTAACCCTCTGACTAATTGGCATGGGGGAGACTTCAGCAGCTAGTGCAATATCAAAGGATAGCTACAATTGAAACCAAACTCAGTCTTGCTACTAATTGATTTAAAAGTAAAATTGTATGATAATGATTGACACTTTCCTCTTCAGAGCATGAGGAATCATAAAAGGAGTGGGCTGTTTGCCCACCCACGTTTTTTTTTCTAGGAGGAGCAGTCTTAGAGGAGGGCTGCAGAAAGCTGACTTGAATCAAACAAAACTGCTTACTTGTCTGAGGAGCTCCTCTTGGTGCTTGCTTTTTGGAGGCCTTGGTATAGGTTCCCATGTTAAGTGGTAAGTCTCTGATTTGTTACTTTCACTCTTTTGTTAATGGCCAGTAAATGCCAACTTAATAGCTGGAGAAAGGTTCTTAGTGTCATTTAACTGAAATGGAAATGAGCTGCAGTCAGCAGTAGGGTAATGACTGTAGTACTTTCAGACTCTGCTTAAAAGAAGAGCAAATGACCTGGAGATACAAAGCCCTATCCCATCTGACACATGCCAGAGGCTTGGAGTTGATGTCAAGTGAGTAAGTGATTAATCTGATTTTGATTACCTTTGATTTCTCCATGTGAAAATAACTCATGCTGCAAGGACAGAaaacaatcaagctgggctaagACCTTGTTTTATAAACAACTTATACAATGAAATTTGCTAATTCCTGCCAAGCAGAGGAAAAGCTTTGCTTTTCCTGGTAGCTTGTCATATAAGCATTTCTTAAACTTATGTAAAGTAATATAGAGAGCTGGCTTGCTCTAAGAGTGAAAGAGGTACACTTTCAATCTAAAATTAGTGGTCATCCTTCACTAAAGTTTAATAACCCTATTTAGGGGTTGAACAGTTCTCTCCTGCTAGGATCTACTGTAACATTTACTTGAAATATACATGCAAACTGCCTTTCTCCTTGCCCCCCTGTGTGGGGAGAGATGCTTAGTGGGAAAGAGGCACACTGTTCCAGAAATCCTAACTGATGCTACACAATCACACTAAAATAATAAGGGAGTATGTAGCAGTGGGCTAACAAACTTCAGTTTTATTGCTCACTCTTTCCTATCCTGTCAAGTTCATTCAAATCAGCAATGGTTCCCACAGCCAAACAAATGTAGCAACCTTTGTGATAGGGCTGTAAAGCTACCTTTTCAGAAGCTGTAGCATGTTGACAATAAAACAACCTTTTGCCATTGATATGACTTTGTTCAGTAACATACTGCTTGCAATAACACTTAGTTCAGTGGAATCTTCCACAACAGAAGGATTTGACAGGTGTAATAGCAGAATATAAAATTAGCCTAGCTTTTCCCAGCATATTGGTCAAATAACTCTTTCCTGAAAGAATCAGGGTAGGTAGGTATATTCTGGTTGTGTAGAATGACTTCAGGATGAATATTATTCTGAAGCTGTTTGTTCATTTACGTTTTTAGTATAGCTTACAGCGCATTAACTAGAGCAGCTTGGAACCTTTTCTGACCACATGtgtttttttgtcaaaatgtttcaccaaagcaaaatgttttgcagagaCTTACTGAGTTAGAGGGAAAGTTTTCTGAAATCCCAGGCTCTTTGATTAAAGACTCAAATTGAAAACTTGACTTTATTGATCAGAAAACAGACTACTTCACCACAAGTTCGTTTAGCAAAAATTGcttgaaaggttttgtttgtatccatgcagaacaaaaacaacctCAAGTTATTGTAAGACACCCTCTGGCTACTGTAGTGTTTAAAATTAGCTGCCTTGCTGCTTTTGCCTATTCCCAATTTTAAGTAGAATTTGTCTTTTAAATCAAATAGGATGGGTTCACACATACTTGGAGGCAGCTCAAATATTATCTAGTTAGTCCATAGAAATTAGAGCCTAACAACCAATTTCATAAATCACTGTGCTGAGGGAATCCCACAATCTCTTACAAAGCAAAGAGCCAACATTCTCCATGGGGATAGAACAAGGCCTTCAGGTGCTATTACAATACAAACAGGATCAGTACCATATTGTACTTTGTGCACAAATGATAAACAATAGTCCCTCTGCTGCACAACTAGCTTGTTTCACTCAATTTTGAGTGAGTGCTCAACAATAGGAGGGAGCAAGAAGAAACAACCCAAAATCTTATATTTAATAGGTAGCAATTGTAACCATCAAAACAGTCATTTTGCAATTGTATTTTTCTTTGGATTTTGTTAGTGCAGGATGTGTGTCAGCAATATCATTTACTTGAGTCCTCCAAACAAGTGTTGAGACAGAAGTGGGTGAGGAGAGATGTGAAGGTCAGTGGCTTTACAGATTgaggctggaattttcagaagaTAGCCGCCTAGCTCACCTGGGCTAACTCCGTTAGCTCTAACTCCCCTTGACTCAATTTTCTCTGGTTGGCAAAATGAAGGAGATGGGATGGGCATGTATGGTGTGACTAAGATATAAAAAGCCTTAAACACAAAGACTAGAAACTTGATGTGGTGAAATGGTGGGAGCCTGTGTAGGTTTTTGAAGCTCAGCCCATGTGGTCTGAGAGCTAAGATAGTCATAGTGGCCTATCATGTACACTTTAAATGGATCAGATGGGGTGGTACTGGTTGGTGTTACAGAAGCTGCAAACAAGGAGCATGTGAAGATGAGGCCTTCAACTAGTTTTAGCTGAGTGGATGGAAAGAAAAGGTCATTTCTGGAAATCTTACAGATAAAGAAACGAGAATTTAAATGCAACCTGGATGTGTTGCTTAAGAAAGGGAACAGTCAAAAATGAACCCTAGGTTACAGGCCTGAGGGGAGGATTAGCACTGGTAACAGTGAGAGGGCAAGAAGTGCTTCCTGTATTACAACTGAAAGACAGAGTATGAGATGCATTATCAGTTTAGATTATGGGGTTTTCCCCAGGTTGTGTGCCCATATAGATCACAGCATTTGAGGCCCCCATTCTCCAAACAAGCACAGGGCTTTAAAATCCACATTACAAGGCTTATTGCATTTATGTGGAGTAAATGCTTACATCAGCAGTAAGGCAGGCTTGAATCAAGTAGCAGTTAACTTTCTGATCACAGTTGTTCAATCAAAAGCTTTAACAACCCAGTATTCCTGACCTTAAATCAGTATTACATTTAACTTTTGGAGGTTTGGACTGTGACTATTCTGCATATGTCCCTAAAACAGACAACTTCATTATAATTAGCCTGCGTTGTTTTTAGCTATTAAAAAGGATTTAGGCAATTCTGGGAGACAGTATTTGATTTTAATTTGTAAAGGAAAAATCTTTAGGTTAAATAACTATTATCAGAATTTAAACCCCACACAGTCCAAGTAATCAGATAAACATTACTTCTCCCTCCCGCACcaactgcagctgctgccagggaaTAGAGCTGCAGCAGAAATGCTGACACAGCCTATGGATTAAAATAGTAGGTTCAGCACTTCCTAGGGTGTTAAGGCCACAGGTTTTGTGTAATGAATACTGTGGTTTGCTCCAGTCATTCTTTGCAAAAGGCTGGCAACAGGTCCTGCAGCACAGCAGATTTCCTTAAAAGCCAACCAAATAACTTGCAAGTAGttttagaaaatgtaaaatcCATTGCTCGGAGAAAAAGGTGAAGTTGTCAGGATGCTGCCTGCCCTCTGTAgacattacttttttttctttaatttgtccAGAATCAGAGCTTCATCATAACAATTTCTCTCCATTCTCCCCCCAGCATTCCTATTTGATTTGGTCTCCCAGCAGTGACCCCCAAGAAGCATCTTTACTTTGACCAAATCCCAAAAGGGTCACTTGTATCAGCAATAATGGACCAGTGGCAGTGTTAAGGATACCAGAAATGAGTGAATATTTAGGATTTTCATCTCCCTCAATCCTGCCATTGCTATACCTAGTAGAAATATGGGTGACTTCTCAAAGCCTTTCTGAAAGGAAAGGAATTATCACCCTCTATCTATTCCCTTTGCCACTTCTAAAACTTCTCTTAGTAGTTCCTCCTAAGTTAAGGAAAAGTGGGGATCAGCAGTTGAAACTGACCTAATCACATAAATGCAAGAGCCATAGTCACAACATGGCCACTGGATGGATAGtagccataacattttgttcaggcTTTCCAGACCTATTTCAGGAACAATGGACTGCACAATAAATGGATCTCATACAAATTAAATGTTTGGCATATTTTAAGTTTTGTAACTAGAGTTTAAATGCACACTTAACAATTAGAAGCACCAGAAAAGCAAAACCTCTTCAGGGGAATCAGATTGTTAATACTTTCACTATATGTGGCTAAGAAGGGGTGTCATGGCTGTTTATTGCTTGTTCAGCTGATTCAGTATGTCA
Proteins encoded:
- the PTTG1 gene encoding securin isoform X1; this translates as MATLIFIDKENEGDVGAAPKDRLRLSSVSSKVLFERSQTQTPLVGRTANATPARSQSVRKALGNVNRTLGTTNKKEIWKQKKRVLPAKKTTGKSTQVESCNVATEEAYPEIENFFPFNPLDFESLEVPEEHRLSHMSLTGVPLLIFDKNIPDRCINMVPSPVKLSQISWECELLQSTANFLSTLDEIIDLPPFE
- the PTTG1 gene encoding securin isoform X2, with protein sequence MATLIFIDKENEGDVGAAPKDRLRLSSVSSKVLFERSQTQTPLVGRTANATPARSQSVRKALGNVNRTLGTTNKKEIWKQKKRVLPAKKTTGKSTQVESCNVATEEAYPEIENFFPFNPLELLQSTANFLSTLDEIIDLPPFE